In the Populus trichocarpa isolate Nisqually-1 chromosome 1, P.trichocarpa_v4.1, whole genome shotgun sequence genome, one interval contains:
- the LOC18095599 gene encoding putative nuclear RNA export factor SDE5 isoform X1, with product MEDISCTASCDVDKKDLEELFEVLGSGFSLEDISSAFVSANFDKNLAGETLCGIHGSNSTTANTGKSEAENAVSMKLASGRDSMRPMFSELSPKVFKMAPIGEKDTREFKSKRYPVSMGAVSSVLGKEYAKPKPLTHRSVEATKPLKLDSKDFPVSDVWREKNPPSMVARHGIMQAGVEEFLFQMLGNGFQLDMTLIQEVLGRCGYDIQKSIDELLELSASTLEKSDDAVSMAMEESTKQCSDQESLSLQEQTQQLRGTQSDGARLHKENLTGSLKREHNRVSLEREILQSLFDLPERSEEAPKKTRLVRQARSVFGKPAVTPHKDTAKEHKPSAAKPLADTRGEAEGDENSYEVLRKAVKEYWITKKEFYKAAADAFAEGDHARADKLMDQGQFFNEKAREADEKSFQKLMETRDDEIVSLDLLGFEPKEALHSLRFHLTSFSGIPSIKYLRVVIENDEKDTTKGKRRRLIMKQLEKESIKWTDEGNGQIILIQVDAIDPKHLSFAEKYMFRSSQPKSGIIGYQVSQQLV from the exons ATGGAGGACATTTCATGCACGGCATCCTGTGATGTTGACAAGAAGGATTTAGAAGAGTTATTTGAAGTTCTTGGGTCTGGATTTTCTCTTGAGGACATTTCATCAGCTTTTGTCAGTGCCAACTTTGATAAAAATCTGGCCGGTGAAACTCTTTGTGGAATTCACGGTAGCAACTCTACTACCGCTAATACTGGCAAATCGGAGGCTGAAAATGCAGTATCTATGAAGTTGGCATCTGGAAGAGACAGTATGAGACCAATGTTCTCTGAACTGTCACCTAAAGTCTTTAAGATGGCTCCTATTGGAGAAAAAGATACCAGAGAATTTAAGTCAAAAAGATATCCTGTATCAATGGGAGCCGTTTCAAGTGTACTTGGAAAAGAATATGCTAAACCCAAGCCATTAACGCATCGTTCTGTTGAAGCTACAAAACCTTTGAAATTAGACTCCAAAGATTTTCCAGTCTCTGACGTTTGGAGAGAGAAAAACCCACCAAGTATGGTAGCAAGACATGGCATTATGCAAGCTGGCGTTGaggaatttctttttcaaatgcTTGGAAATGGCTTTCAACTTGACATGACTCTGATTCAAGAAGTTCTTG GCCGTTGTGGGTATGATATTCAAAAG AGCATTGATGAACTTCTTGAATTATCAGCTTCAACATTGGAAAAATCCGATGATGCTGTTAGCATGGCCATGGAAGAA TCCACTAAACAATGTTCAGACCAGGAATCCCTTTCCCTTCAAGAACAGACGCAGCAGCTACGTGGAACCCAAAG TGATGGAGCTCGGTTGCACAAAGAAAATTTAACTGGATCGTTGAAGAGAGAACACAATAGAGTAAGTCTCGAGAGGGAAATTCTGCAATCTTTATTTGATCTTCCAGAAAGATCTGAGGAGGCACCAAAGAAGACACGCCTAGTGAGGCAAGCAAGGAGTGTTTTTGGTAAACCGGCAGTTACCCCTCACAAGGACACTGCTAAAGAACACAAGCCTTCTGCTGCAAAGCCACTAGCAGATACTAGAGGAG AAGCAGAAGGCGATGAAAACAGCTATGAGGTCTTACGCAAAGCTGTCAAGGAATATTGGATCACAAAGAAAGAGTTCTACAAAGCT GCTGCTGATGCGTTTGCTGAGGGTGATCATGCAAGGGCAGACAAACTCATGGACCAG GGACAATTTTTTAACGAAAAGGCTCGAGAAGCAGatgaaaaatcttttcaaaagcTTATGGAAACCAG AGATGATGAAATAGTATCTCTGGATTTGCTTGGCTTTGAACCCAAGGAAGCTTTACATTCTTTGAGGTTTCATTTAACTTCCTTTTCTGGCATCCCGT CTATTAAATACCTCAGAGTCGTAATTGAGAATGATGAAAAAGATACCACAAAAGGAAAACGGAGAAGACTG ATCATGAAACAACTGGAGAAGGAATCAATCAAATGGACTGATGAAGGGAATGGTCAGATAATACTAATTCAAGTGGATGCGATTGACCCAAAGCACTTGAGTTTTGCGGAAAAATACATGTTTAGGAGCTCACAACCAAAATCTGGCATCATAGGTTATCAAGTCTCGCAGCAACTTGTCTGA
- the LOC18095599 gene encoding putative nuclear RNA export factor SDE5 isoform X3: MEDISCTASCDVDKKDLEELFEVLGSGFSLEDISSAFVSANFDKNLAGETLCGIHGSNSTTANTGKSEAENAVSMKLASGRDSMRPMFSELSPKVFKMAPIGEKDTREFKSKRYPVSMGAVSSVLGKEYAKPKPLTHRSVEATKPLKLDSKDFPVSDVWREKNPPSMVARHGIMQAGVEEFLFQMLGNGFQLDMTLIQEVLGRCGYDIQKSIDELLELSASTLEKSDDAVSMAMEESTKQCSDQESLSLQEQTQQLRGTQSDGARLHKENLTGSLKREHNRVSLEREILQSLFDLPERSEEAPKKTRLVRQARSVFGKPAVTPHKDTAKEHKPSAAKPLADTRGEAEGDENSYEVLRKAVKEYWITKKEFYKAAADAFAEGDHARADKLMDQGQFFNEKAREADEKSFQKLMETRS; this comes from the exons ATGGAGGACATTTCATGCACGGCATCCTGTGATGTTGACAAGAAGGATTTAGAAGAGTTATTTGAAGTTCTTGGGTCTGGATTTTCTCTTGAGGACATTTCATCAGCTTTTGTCAGTGCCAACTTTGATAAAAATCTGGCCGGTGAAACTCTTTGTGGAATTCACGGTAGCAACTCTACTACCGCTAATACTGGCAAATCGGAGGCTGAAAATGCAGTATCTATGAAGTTGGCATCTGGAAGAGACAGTATGAGACCAATGTTCTCTGAACTGTCACCTAAAGTCTTTAAGATGGCTCCTATTGGAGAAAAAGATACCAGAGAATTTAAGTCAAAAAGATATCCTGTATCAATGGGAGCCGTTTCAAGTGTACTTGGAAAAGAATATGCTAAACCCAAGCCATTAACGCATCGTTCTGTTGAAGCTACAAAACCTTTGAAATTAGACTCCAAAGATTTTCCAGTCTCTGACGTTTGGAGAGAGAAAAACCCACCAAGTATGGTAGCAAGACATGGCATTATGCAAGCTGGCGTTGaggaatttctttttcaaatgcTTGGAAATGGCTTTCAACTTGACATGACTCTGATTCAAGAAGTTCTTG GCCGTTGTGGGTATGATATTCAAAAG AGCATTGATGAACTTCTTGAATTATCAGCTTCAACATTGGAAAAATCCGATGATGCTGTTAGCATGGCCATGGAAGAA TCCACTAAACAATGTTCAGACCAGGAATCCCTTTCCCTTCAAGAACAGACGCAGCAGCTACGTGGAACCCAAAG TGATGGAGCTCGGTTGCACAAAGAAAATTTAACTGGATCGTTGAAGAGAGAACACAATAGAGTAAGTCTCGAGAGGGAAATTCTGCAATCTTTATTTGATCTTCCAGAAAGATCTGAGGAGGCACCAAAGAAGACACGCCTAGTGAGGCAAGCAAGGAGTGTTTTTGGTAAACCGGCAGTTACCCCTCACAAGGACACTGCTAAAGAACACAAGCCTTCTGCTGCAAAGCCACTAGCAGATACTAGAGGAG AAGCAGAAGGCGATGAAAACAGCTATGAGGTCTTACGCAAAGCTGTCAAGGAATATTGGATCACAAAGAAAGAGTTCTACAAAGCT GCTGCTGATGCGTTTGCTGAGGGTGATCATGCAAGGGCAGACAAACTCATGGACCAG GGACAATTTTTTAACGAAAAGGCTCGAGAAGCAGatgaaaaatcttttcaaaagcTTATGGAAACCAG ATCATGA
- the LOC18095599 gene encoding putative nuclear RNA export factor SDE5 isoform X2, with protein MEDISCTASCDVDKKDLEELFEVLGSGFSLEDISSAFVSANFDKNLAGETLCGIHGSNSTTANTGKSEAENAVSMKLASGRDSMRPMFSELSPKVFKMAPIGEKDTREFKSKRYPVSMGAVSSVLGKEYAKPKPLTHRSVEATKPLKLDSKDFPVSDVWREKNPPSMVARHGIMQAGVEEFLFQMLGNGFQLDMTLIQEVLGRCGYDIQKSIDELLELSASTLEKSDDAVSMAMEESTKQCSDQESLSLQEQTQQLRGTQSDGARLHKENLTGSLKREHNRVSLEREILQSLFDLPERSEEAPKKTRLVRQARSVFGKPAVTPHKDTAKEHKPSAAKPLADTRGEGDENSYEVLRKAVKEYWITKKEFYKAAADAFAEGDHARADKLMDQGQFFNEKAREADEKSFQKLMETRDDEIVSLDLLGFEPKEALHSLRFHLTSFSGIPSIKYLRVVIENDEKDTTKGKRRRLIMKQLEKESIKWTDEGNGQIILIQVDAIDPKHLSFAEKYMFRSSQPKSGIIGYQVSQQLV; from the exons ATGGAGGACATTTCATGCACGGCATCCTGTGATGTTGACAAGAAGGATTTAGAAGAGTTATTTGAAGTTCTTGGGTCTGGATTTTCTCTTGAGGACATTTCATCAGCTTTTGTCAGTGCCAACTTTGATAAAAATCTGGCCGGTGAAACTCTTTGTGGAATTCACGGTAGCAACTCTACTACCGCTAATACTGGCAAATCGGAGGCTGAAAATGCAGTATCTATGAAGTTGGCATCTGGAAGAGACAGTATGAGACCAATGTTCTCTGAACTGTCACCTAAAGTCTTTAAGATGGCTCCTATTGGAGAAAAAGATACCAGAGAATTTAAGTCAAAAAGATATCCTGTATCAATGGGAGCCGTTTCAAGTGTACTTGGAAAAGAATATGCTAAACCCAAGCCATTAACGCATCGTTCTGTTGAAGCTACAAAACCTTTGAAATTAGACTCCAAAGATTTTCCAGTCTCTGACGTTTGGAGAGAGAAAAACCCACCAAGTATGGTAGCAAGACATGGCATTATGCAAGCTGGCGTTGaggaatttctttttcaaatgcTTGGAAATGGCTTTCAACTTGACATGACTCTGATTCAAGAAGTTCTTG GCCGTTGTGGGTATGATATTCAAAAG AGCATTGATGAACTTCTTGAATTATCAGCTTCAACATTGGAAAAATCCGATGATGCTGTTAGCATGGCCATGGAAGAA TCCACTAAACAATGTTCAGACCAGGAATCCCTTTCCCTTCAAGAACAGACGCAGCAGCTACGTGGAACCCAAAG TGATGGAGCTCGGTTGCACAAAGAAAATTTAACTGGATCGTTGAAGAGAGAACACAATAGAGTAAGTCTCGAGAGGGAAATTCTGCAATCTTTATTTGATCTTCCAGAAAGATCTGAGGAGGCACCAAAGAAGACACGCCTAGTGAGGCAAGCAAGGAGTGTTTTTGGTAAACCGGCAGTTACCCCTCACAAGGACACTGCTAAAGAACACAAGCCTTCTGCTGCAAAGCCACTAGCAGATACTAGAGGAG AAGGCGATGAAAACAGCTATGAGGTCTTACGCAAAGCTGTCAAGGAATATTGGATCACAAAGAAAGAGTTCTACAAAGCT GCTGCTGATGCGTTTGCTGAGGGTGATCATGCAAGGGCAGACAAACTCATGGACCAG GGACAATTTTTTAACGAAAAGGCTCGAGAAGCAGatgaaaaatcttttcaaaagcTTATGGAAACCAG AGATGATGAAATAGTATCTCTGGATTTGCTTGGCTTTGAACCCAAGGAAGCTTTACATTCTTTGAGGTTTCATTTAACTTCCTTTTCTGGCATCCCGT CTATTAAATACCTCAGAGTCGTAATTGAGAATGATGAAAAAGATACCACAAAAGGAAAACGGAGAAGACTG ATCATGAAACAACTGGAGAAGGAATCAATCAAATGGACTGATGAAGGGAATGGTCAGATAATACTAATTCAAGTGGATGCGATTGACCCAAAGCACTTGAGTTTTGCGGAAAAATACATGTTTAGGAGCTCACAACCAAAATCTGGCATCATAGGTTATCAAGTCTCGCAGCAACTTGTCTGA
- the LOC18095596 gene encoding uncharacterized protein LOC18095596, translating into MAALLESLTVPPLTFPKPKPTTTTPLCAFASPIHRRSLRLPHVKGLKASFNSSTINRSPGSFVTLTSSRLSRGGRIVCEAQETAVEVASVTDATWKSVVLESESPVLVEFWAPWCGPCRMIHPIIDELATQYTGKLKCYKVNTDDCPSIATQYGIRSIPTVIIFKNGEKKEAIIGAVPKTTLTTTIEKFL; encoded by the exons ATGGCTGCTCTTCTTGAATCCCTCACCGTTCCTCCTCTCACCttccctaaacctaaacctactACTACTACACCTCTCTGCGCTTTTGCTTCACCTATTCACCGGAGATCCCTTCGGTTACCACACGTCAAAGGCCTCAAGGCCTCCTTTAATTCGTCGACTATAAACCGCTCTCCTGGATCGTTCGTGACTCTCACCAGTTCCAGACTCTCTCGTGGTGGACGGATTGTTTGTGAGGCGCAGGAGACTGCTGTCGAAG TGGCTTCTGTAACGGATGCAACATGGAAGTCAGTGGTGCTCGAATCGGAATCCCCTGTGCTGGTTGAATTCTGGGCCCCATGGTGTGGTCCGTGCCGGATGATTCACCCTATAATCGATGAACTGGCCACGCAATATACTGGTAAGCTCAAATGTTACAAAGTTAACACTGATGATTGCCCTTCCATTGCAACCCAATATGGGATTCGAAGCATTCCCACTGTTATCATCTTTAAAAATGGTGAGAAGAAAGAGGCGATTATCGGTGCTGTTCCCAAAACTACCTTAACCACCACCATTGAGaaattcttgtaa
- the LOC18095595 gene encoding dynein light chain 1, cytoplasmic, with translation MDIIKSQRQKEEQAAGLKQHFFTAQNRQEEATLIMAQDRSPTEEVMKLAAIALSLNVRLRSSDMPVDMQERALRYARSFLDDPSISSAPKHRPNPTLLARALKKEFDSVYGVAWHCVAGNSFGSFVTHSPGGFMYFSIDSLFIVLFKTEVKMVTELEPSSQIS, from the exons ATGGATATCATTAAATCCCAAAGACAGAAAGAGGAGCAAGCTGCTGGCTTGAAACAACATTTTTTCACTGCTCAAAACAGACAAGAAGAAGCGACATTAATAATGGCCCAAGATAGGTCTCCGACAGAGGAAGTCATGAAGCTAGCTGCCATTGCACTAAGCTTAAATGTAAGGCTAAGATCTTCCGACATGCCAGTCGACATGCAAGAACGTGCCCTTCGCTATGCAAGATCATTTCTCGACGACCCATCAATATCATCAGCTCCCAAACACCGCCCCAATCCTACCCTCCTTGCTCGAGCCCTCAAAAAG GAATTTGACTCGGTATATGGGGTGGCCTGGCACTGTGTGGCGGGGAACAGTTTTGGGTCGTTTGTGACTCACTCACCAGGTGGGTTCATGTACTTCTCTATCGACTCGCTGTTTATTGTTCTCTTCAAAACAGAGGTGAAGATGGTCACGGAATTGGAACCTTCTTCCCAGATCAGCTGA
- the LOC18095598 gene encoding expansin-A12, producing the protein MGPFVTLSVLVCQFLFFVCLLSLKGINGGWLNAHATFYGANQSPATLGGACGYDNTFHAGFGVNTAAVSGALFRGGEACGACYQLMCNYRADPKWCLRRAVITVTATNFCPPNNNGGWCDPPRQHFDMSMPAFFRIARQGNEGIVPVLYRRVSCTRRGGVRFTLRGQSNFNLVMISNVGGSGDIKAAWVRGSRARSWVPLHRNWGANWQSSFDLRNQKLSFKLTLVDGKTLEFFNVVPSTWMFGQTFSSRSQFS; encoded by the exons ATGGGACCTTTTGTCACTCTTTCTGTTTTGGTTTgccaatttcttttctttgtttgcttGCTTAGTTTGAAGGGGATTAATGGTGGTTGGCTCAATGCTCATGCAACCTTCTATGGCGCCAATCAGAGCCCCGCCACTCTTG GAGGAGCTTGTGGATATGACAACACCTTCCATGCCGGATTTGGAGTGAACACGGCGGCCGTGAGTGGTGCACTGTTTAGAGGTGGAGAGGCATGTGGTGCTTGCTACCAATTAATGTGCAACTATAGGGCAGATCCCAAGTGGTGCCTCCGACGTGCAGTTATTACGGTAACTGCCACCAATTTCTGCCCTCCAAATAATAATGGAGGGTGGTGCGATCCTCCTCGCCAGCATTTTGACATGTCCATGCCTGCTTTCTTTCGCATTGCACGacaaggcaatgaaggcatagTTCCTGTGCTCTATAGGag GGTATCGTGCACAAGAAGAGGAGGAGTTCGTTTCACTCTGAGGGGACAATCAAACTTCAACCTGGTCATGATCTCTAACGTTGGTGGTAGTGGTGATATCAAGGCTGCATGGGTTAGAGGCTCAAGGGCAAGATCATGGGTGCCATTGCACAGGAATTGGGGTGCAAATTGGCAAAGCAGTTTCGATCTTCGAAACCAAAAACTGTCTTTTAAGCTCACTTTAGTTGATGGAAAAACACtggaattttttaatgttgttccTTCAACTTGGATGTTTGGACAGACATTTTCTTCTCGAAGTCAGTTCTCTTAA
- the LOC18095597 gene encoding E3 ubiquitin-protein ligase RMA3 translates to MEQHFFDHEAHFESEEDVGLKQKHKLIPVPTAVSDNDSGYFECNICLDSAHDPVVTLCGHLYCWPCIYKWLHVKTSSPDASQQQPSCPVCKADISPNSLVPLYGRGPSTSESKSKKDPVDVVIPRRPLPSELNTVNANTSPQNRQLHSNFFNPQPQSFQHQQYFHDPHGGYAALTSSNLGGTVMTGFLNPMLGMFNEMVFTRNFGTSITNMFARPYTNPLMGSNSPRMRRQEMQLDKSLNRVSIFFLCCIILCLLLF, encoded by the coding sequence ATGGAACAACACTTCTTTGATCATGAGGCACATTTTGAATCTGAGGAAGATGTTGGACTTAAGCAGAAACATAAATTGATCCCAGTCCCAACAGCAGTCTCAGACAATGACAGTGGCTATTTTGAATGCAACATATGCTTAGACTCTGCACATGACCCTGTTGTCACCCTATGTGGTCATCTATATTGCTGGCCATGCATTTACAAATGGCTCCATGTTAAAACTTCCTCCCCTGATGCTAGTCAGCAGCAGCCGAGCTGCCCTGTCTGCAAGGCTGACATTTCTCCAAATTCATTGGTCCCTCTATATGGCCGGGGCCCATCTACATCTGAATCAAAATCCAAGAAAGACCCAGTGGATGTAGTCATACCCCGTAGGCCACTCCCTTCTGAGTTGAATACAGTGAATGCTAATACTTCGCCACAAAATCGGCAActtcattcaaattttttcaatccACAGCCTCAGTCATTTCAACACCAACAATACTTCCATGATCCTCATGGAGGTTATGCAGCCTTGACCTCTTCAAACCTTGGGGGTACCGTGATGACAGGTTTTTTAAATCCAATGCTGGGGATGTTCAATGAGATGGTGTTCACAAGGAATTTTGGGACGTCGATCACCAATATGTTTGCTCGCCCTTACACAAATCCTCTCATGGGAAGTAACAGTCCTAGGATGAGGAGGCAGGAAATGCAGCTTGACAAGTCTCTAAATAGAGtgtccatcttttttctttgctgCATCATTTTGTGCCTCCTCTTATTTTGA